In the genome of Variibacter gotjawalensis, one region contains:
- a CDS encoding Na/Pi cotransporter family protein codes for MIEPMPGTELIATLFGSVALLLWGVRMVRTGMTRAFGGPLRHFLTTQVKSRTSAFFAGLGVTGLLQSSTATALLLASFTARGLLTLTTALIMMLGANVGTTIAAQAFSFEIIWLWTVLVGFGVFVFMAAEGDKTKAVSRIAIGLGLMLLSLQHLTAAAQPLRDSPLFVSVLAGLAGDPLFGFLIAVGATWLMHSSLTMVLLVMALATAGAVPMPLAFALILGANVGGAIAPLTGLATSPPAGRRVAIGNIIQRAAVAIPALLLVRFSADILAFLGGSPARMVVNFHTAFNIVAATILLPLTTPFARLTEWLVPDRPEATDVVRPRHLDASVLDTPSESLACAMRETLALGDRVSDMLRDTLPVLDRNDMKAVKEIEKSDNAVDAIYEAIKLYLVKASKAEMNDEESRRYVETLTFTTNLEHIGDIIDKNLMELAAKKIKNRYAFSPEGFAEIRRYHERVMDNMRLALNVFATRDVVLARRLLAEKATMRNAELEASELHFARLRQGRPESIETSSIHLDILRDLKRINGHLTSVAYPILEVAGELRDSRLRVTARSNNVAIDTADPSRAT; via the coding sequence ATGATCGAGCCCATGCCCGGCACCGAACTCATCGCAACACTTTTCGGCAGCGTCGCGCTCCTCCTCTGGGGCGTCCGCATGGTGCGCACCGGCATGACACGCGCCTTCGGCGGACCGCTGCGTCACTTCCTCACGACGCAGGTGAAGAGCCGCACGTCCGCGTTCTTCGCCGGCCTCGGCGTCACCGGCCTGCTGCAGAGTTCGACCGCCACCGCCCTCCTCCTCGCCTCCTTCACGGCGCGTGGCCTGCTCACCCTGACCACCGCGCTGATCATGATGCTCGGCGCCAATGTCGGCACCACCATCGCGGCGCAGGCCTTCTCGTTTGAGATCATCTGGCTGTGGACCGTCCTGGTCGGCTTCGGCGTATTCGTCTTCATGGCGGCCGAGGGTGACAAGACCAAAGCCGTATCGCGCATCGCGATCGGGCTCGGCCTGATGCTCCTCTCGCTCCAGCATCTGACCGCAGCCGCCCAGCCGCTGCGGGACTCCCCCCTGTTCGTCTCGGTCCTGGCCGGCCTCGCGGGCGACCCGCTGTTCGGCTTCCTGATCGCGGTCGGGGCGACCTGGCTGATGCATTCGAGCCTGACCATGGTTCTCCTGGTCATGGCTCTAGCGACCGCCGGCGCCGTGCCGATGCCTCTCGCCTTCGCGCTGATCCTCGGCGCCAATGTCGGCGGCGCCATCGCCCCTCTCACCGGCCTGGCGACCTCACCCCCAGCCGGCCGCCGCGTCGCCATCGGCAACATCATCCAGCGAGCCGCTGTCGCCATCCCGGCTTTGCTGCTGGTCCGCTTCTCGGCCGATATTTTGGCCTTCCTCGGCGGCAGCCCGGCCCGCATGGTCGTAAACTTCCACACGGCGTTCAACATCGTCGCGGCCACCATCCTACTGCCGCTGACGACCCCCTTTGCCCGGCTGACCGAATGGCTGGTGCCGGACCGCCCGGAGGCGACCGACGTCGTCCGGCCGCGCCACCTCGACGCCAGCGTCCTCGACACGCCCTCCGAGTCGCTCGCATGCGCGATGCGCGAGACCCTGGCGCTCGGCGACCGAGTCTCCGACATGCTGCGCGACACCCTGCCGGTGCTCGACCGCAACGACATGAAGGCCGTGAAAGAGATCGAAAAGTCCGACAACGCGGTCGACGCGATCTATGAGGCGATTAAGCTCTATCTCGTGAAAGCCTCGAAGGCCGAGATGAACGACGAGGAAAGCCGCCGCTATGTCGAGACGCTGACGTTCACGACTAACCTCGAGCATATCGGCGACATCATCGACAAGAACCTGATGGAACTCGCGGCGAAGAAAATCAAAAACCGTTACGCCTTCTCGCCCGAAGGCTTCGCCGAGATCCGCCGTTACCATGAGCGCGTGATGGACAACATGCGCCTTGCGCTTAACGTGTTCGCCACGCGCGACGTCGTGCTTGCCCGCCGCCTCCTCGCCGAGAAAGCGACGATGCGCAACGCCGAACTCGAAGCCTCCGAGCTTCACTTCGCGAGGCTACGCCAGGGCCGCCCGGAGTCGATCGAGACTTCGTCGATCCACCTGGACATCCTGCGCGATCTCAAGCGCATCAACGGCCATCTGACGTCAGTCGCGTATCCGATACTCGAAGTTGCAGGAGAACTGCGCGACAGCCGCCTACGTGTGACGGCGCGCTCGAATAACGTCGCGATCGACACGGCGGACCCAAGCCGCGCGACCTAA
- a CDS encoding DMT family transporter: MLLSLRGGRSVGQIERRAVGFALLTSATISGYSIVDGVGARVSANPHAYTIALFVFDEIAILLFAWWRRGASIVHGVSATWKVALFGGALSLAAYWIAIWAMTVAPIAIVAALRETSVLFAAGIAVFFLGEPLRRSRVAAAAIIVTGLALIRLA; the protein is encoded by the coding sequence ATGCTGTTGTCGTTACGCGGAGGGCGCAGCGTCGGCCAGATCGAGCGGCGGGCGGTCGGCTTTGCGCTGCTGACGTCGGCGACCATCTCGGGATATTCGATCGTCGATGGCGTCGGCGCGCGCGTTTCCGCAAACCCGCATGCCTACACGATCGCGCTGTTCGTCTTCGATGAGATTGCGATTCTGCTGTTCGCGTGGTGGCGGCGTGGCGCGAGCATCGTGCACGGCGTCAGCGCGACGTGGAAGGTCGCGCTCTTCGGTGGCGCGCTGTCGCTTGCGGCTTACTGGATCGCGATCTGGGCAATGACTGTCGCGCCGATCGCGATCGTGGCGGCCTTACGCGAGACGAGCGTGCTGTTCGCGGCCGGCATCGCGGTGTTCTTCCTCGGCGAACCGCTACGGCGGAGCCGCGTCGCCGCGGCCGCGATTATCGTCACGGGCTTGGCGCTGATCAGGCTGGCGTGA
- a CDS encoding EamA family transporter — translation MEFSVFALVLLAAACHAAWNAVIKREADPFVIAVWIAVASMVVALPLMPFTGFPTIASWPWLAASVALHVAYWVGLTEAYKTGDMGQVYPIARGTAPLMTAAVSVLWLAEPLTWRAWLGILSSPAA, via the coding sequence ATGGAATTCTCGGTTTTCGCGTTGGTTTTGCTCGCCGCCGCCTGTCATGCGGCCTGGAATGCGGTGATAAAGCGTGAGGCCGATCCGTTCGTGATTGCGGTGTGGATCGCGGTGGCGTCGATGGTGGTTGCGCTACCGTTGATGCCGTTCACCGGCTTCCCGACGATCGCGTCGTGGCCATGGCTGGCAGCATCCGTCGCGCTTCATGTTGCATACTGGGTTGGGCTGACGGAGGCGTACAAAACCGGCGACATGGGGCAGGTCTACCCGATAGCGCGTGGTACCGCGCCGCTGATGACCGCCGCCGTGAGCGTACTATGGCTCGCCGAGCCGCTCACCTGGCGGGCCTGGCTCGGCATCCTGAGCTCGCCGGCGGCGTGA
- a CDS encoding ABC transporter substrate-binding protein, with amino-acid sequence MRKLFGSLAVAGVMLGGVGVAPAQTLKAVMHSDVKIVDPIWTTAYITRNHGYMIYDTLFAMDEKGEIKPQMVEKYDESADKLTYTFTLRDGLLWHDGKPVTAEDCVASIKRWAARDSVGQKLSTFIDTMTANDAKTFTVKLKAPTGLLIFGLGKPSSNVPFMMPKRVADTDPNTQISDFTGSGPFVMKQDEWKPGDKIVYVKFDKYKPRSEPASGLAGGKVVKLARVEWLAITDQQQATNALLGGEIDYFEQPPTDLLPLLKGDSNIKLVDYNPLGLQYTFRFNHLQKPFDNPKVRQALLYAFNQKDFLDATIGDANYYKVCKSIFPCGSTMENTKVMDGVLNSNFDKAKALLKEAGYDGSTITLLQSTDLAALTNLAPVAKSLMEKAGFKVDMQSMDWQTVVARRVKKDPPNAGGWHGMMTSWVSADILNPVMTGFINASCEKAMFGWPCDAEIEKLRDDFARETDPAKQKAIADAVQQRELEVVTHIHLGQYFQPVGLRKNVSGVLTAPAPVFWNIEKK; translated from the coding sequence ATGCGTAAACTTTTCGGCTCGTTGGCGGTTGCCGGCGTCATGCTCGGCGGTGTTGGAGTTGCGCCAGCGCAGACACTCAAAGCCGTGATGCATTCGGACGTGAAGATCGTCGATCCGATCTGGACCACGGCCTACATCACGCGCAACCACGGTTACATGATCTACGACACCCTCTTCGCCATGGACGAGAAGGGCGAGATCAAGCCGCAGATGGTCGAGAAGTACGACGAGAGTGCGGACAAGCTCACCTACACCTTCACGTTGCGCGACGGACTGCTCTGGCACGATGGCAAGCCGGTGACTGCCGAAGATTGCGTCGCCTCGATCAAACGTTGGGCAGCGCGTGACTCTGTCGGTCAGAAGCTGTCGACCTTCATCGACACCATGACGGCGAACGACGCGAAGACTTTCACGGTTAAATTGAAGGCACCGACCGGTCTTCTCATTTTTGGTCTCGGCAAGCCGTCGTCGAACGTGCCGTTCATGATGCCGAAGCGGGTTGCGGACACTGACCCGAACACCCAGATCTCCGATTTTACCGGGTCCGGCCCCTTCGTCATGAAGCAGGACGAATGGAAGCCCGGCGACAAGATCGTCTATGTGAAGTTCGACAAGTATAAGCCGCGCTCCGAGCCCGCGTCGGGTCTTGCCGGCGGCAAGGTCGTCAAGCTCGCGCGCGTCGAATGGCTCGCGATCACCGACCAGCAGCAGGCAACCAACGCGCTGCTCGGCGGCGAGATCGACTACTTCGAACAGCCGCCGACCGACCTGCTTCCGCTCCTCAAGGGTGACAGCAACATCAAGCTCGTCGACTACAATCCGCTCGGTCTGCAATACACCTTCCGCTTCAACCATCTGCAGAAGCCGTTCGACAATCCGAAGGTGCGTCAGGCGCTTCTCTACGCCTTCAATCAGAAGGACTTCCTCGACGCCACGATCGGCGACGCGAACTACTACAAGGTCTGCAAGTCCATTTTCCCGTGCGGCAGCACGATGGAAAACACGAAGGTGATGGACGGCGTCCTCAACTCGAACTTCGACAAGGCGAAGGCCTTGCTGAAGGAAGCCGGCTACGACGGCTCGACGATCACCTTGCTGCAATCGACCGACCTTGCCGCCCTCACCAACCTCGCGCCGGTCGCGAAATCGTTGATGGAAAAGGCCGGCTTCAAAGTCGACATGCAGTCGATGGATTGGCAGACGGTCGTCGCTCGCCGCGTCAAGAAGGACCCGCCGAACGCCGGCGGCTGGCACGGCATGATGACGTCGTGGGTCTCCGCCGACATCCTCAATCCGGTGATGACCGGCTTCATCAATGCGAGCTGCGAGAAGGCGATGTTCGGCTGGCCGTGCGACGCCGAGATCGAGAAGCTTCGTGACGACTTCGCGCGCGAAACCGATCCGGCCAAGCAGAAAGCGATCGCGGATGCGGTCCAGCAGCGCGAGCTGGAAGTGGTCACCCACATCCATCTCGGCCAGTATTTCCAACCGGTCGGCTTGCGCAAGAATGTGAGCGGCGTGCTCACGGCGCCCGCTCCGGTCTTCTGGAATATCGAGAAGAAGTAA
- a CDS encoding ABC transporter substrate-binding protein: MTKLHWLRAVLATALLFLSAPLHAKTLRVTMHSDLKIVDPIWTSALITTYHGYMIYDTLFGLDEKLNVQPQMVEKYTLSDDKLTWTFVLRDGLAFHDGAPVTAEDCVASLKRWSARDAMGQKMMSFVSTLVALDPKTIRMTMREPYGLVLQTLGKPGSNVPFIMPKRVAETDPNKQIDDLTGSGPFIFKRDEWRPGEKVVYLKSANYKPRAEPPSGAAGGKVVKVDRVEWLWIADTQTQINALLGNEIDILEQPPLDLIPLLESDKSVGMKVVNASGRQYAFRFNTLFKPFDNPKIRQAATYALNQTDMLKATIGDAKWYRECRSVFPCGSAFETTKGWDDRLSSNFEKSKALLKEAGYDGTPVVLMQSTDNAYLANMAPVAKQLLERGGFKVDLQAMDWQTLVSRRAKRDAPAQGGWNAFFTSWSSAEVLDPISTQFLNAGCEKATFGWPCDPEMEKLRDAFSRETDPDKQKAVAEAVALRMAEMPTHIHSGQYLQPTAFRKNIVGLLGSPSFALWNVEIK, encoded by the coding sequence ATGACAAAGCTTCATTGGCTACGCGCGGTCCTCGCCACCGCCCTGCTCTTTCTCTCGGCCCCGCTTCACGCGAAAACGTTGCGCGTGACGATGCATTCGGACCTTAAGATCGTCGATCCGATTTGGACCTCGGCACTGATCACGACCTATCACGGCTACATGATCTACGACACGCTGTTCGGGCTCGACGAGAAGCTCAACGTGCAGCCACAGATGGTCGAGAAGTACACGCTCAGCGACGACAAGCTGACCTGGACTTTCGTGCTGCGCGACGGCCTTGCCTTCCACGATGGCGCGCCGGTCACCGCCGAGGATTGCGTCGCATCGCTCAAACGTTGGTCCGCGCGCGACGCGATGGGCCAGAAGATGATGTCCTTCGTCTCGACGCTCGTCGCGCTCGATCCGAAGACGATCCGCATGACCATGCGCGAACCTTACGGTCTCGTATTGCAAACCCTCGGCAAACCCGGCTCGAATGTGCCGTTCATCATGCCGAAGCGCGTCGCCGAAACCGACCCGAACAAGCAGATCGACGATCTCACCGGCTCTGGCCCGTTCATCTTCAAGCGTGACGAATGGCGCCCCGGCGAAAAGGTCGTCTACCTCAAGAGCGCGAACTACAAGCCGCGCGCCGAACCGCCGTCAGGCGCAGCGGGCGGCAAAGTCGTCAAGGTGGACCGTGTCGAGTGGCTGTGGATCGCCGACACGCAAACGCAGATCAACGCACTGCTTGGCAACGAGATCGATATTCTCGAACAGCCGCCACTCGATCTGATCCCACTGCTGGAGTCCGATAAATCCGTCGGCATGAAAGTCGTCAACGCGTCGGGCCGCCAATACGCCTTCCGCTTCAACACGCTGTTCAAGCCGTTCGACAATCCGAAGATCCGCCAGGCCGCGACGTACGCGCTGAACCAGACGGATATGCTCAAGGCGACGATCGGCGATGCGAAATGGTACCGCGAGTGCCGCTCGGTTTTCCCGTGCGGCTCGGCCTTCGAGACGACGAAAGGATGGGACGATCGTCTTTCCTCCAATTTCGAAAAGTCGAAGGCGCTGCTGAAGGAAGCCGGCTACGACGGCACGCCTGTCGTCCTCATGCAGTCAACCGACAACGCCTATCTTGCCAACATGGCCCCCGTCGCGAAACAACTGCTGGAGCGAGGTGGGTTCAAAGTCGATCTGCAGGCAATGGATTGGCAGACGCTCGTCTCCCGCCGCGCGAAACGCGACGCGCCCGCGCAAGGCGGTTGGAACGCCTTCTTCACCTCGTGGTCGTCGGCCGAAGTGCTCGATCCGATCTCGACGCAGTTCCTCAACGCCGGCTGCGAGAAGGCGACCTTCGGCTGGCCGTGCGATCCCGAGATGGAAAAACTCCGCGACGCTTTTTCGCGCGAGACCGATCCGGACAAGCAAAAGGCTGTCGCCGAAGCCGTCGCGTTGCGCATGGCCGAAATGCCGACGCACATCCACTCGGGCCAATATCTGCAGCCTACCGCGTTCCGCAAAAACATCGTGGGCTTGCTCGGCTCGCCGTCGTTCGCGCTGTGGAATGTCGAGATCAAATAA
- a CDS encoding ABC transporter substrate-binding protein — MHWSKRIALATLIAALPHQAPAQTLRAAMSSDIKILDPIWVSAAITRVHAYMIYDTLFALDAKGEVKPQMVDRYDVSSDNLTYTFTLREGLLWHDGKPVTAEDCIASIKRWSARDALGQKLTSFIESMTASSERVFEIKLKTPTGLLLFGLAKPAGIVPYMMPKRVAETDALTQITDYTGSGPFVFKKDEWKPGNKVVYVKFDKYKPRPEPISYFAGGKVAKVSRVEWVVIADTQQAVNSLLQGEVDLMEVVPHDLQVLLKDNSDTRIVPRAAAAIQYVFRPNHLTKPFDNAKIRLAAAYALNQKDFLDAAVGEPEFYKQCKSIYPCDTALATQKGMTDLLESNFEKSRALLKEANYNGAPVVLLHSTDLSSLTNLAPVAKALLEKGGFKVDMQSMDWQTLLSRTTKKDPADAGGWSAYMTSFPIADVINPATLLPLAANCEKAFAGWPCDEGIEALRDGYIRETDPAKQRAIAEALQVRERDVVTHLPIGQYYNVSGFSKKITGFSDAASFAFWGLEKR; from the coding sequence ATGCATTGGTCGAAGAGAATAGCGCTCGCCACGTTGATTGCGGCTCTACCCCATCAGGCCCCCGCGCAGACACTGCGCGCAGCAATGTCCTCCGACATCAAAATTCTCGATCCGATCTGGGTTTCGGCGGCCATTACCCGCGTGCACGCCTACATGATCTACGACACGCTCTTTGCGCTCGACGCGAAGGGCGAGGTCAAGCCGCAAATGGTCGACCGCTACGATGTCAGCTCGGACAACCTCACATACACCTTCACGTTGCGCGAAGGACTGTTGTGGCATGACGGAAAACCGGTAACGGCCGAAGACTGCATTGCATCGATCAAACGCTGGTCCGCCCGCGATGCACTCGGTCAAAAACTGACCTCGTTCATCGAGTCGATGACGGCAAGCAGCGAGCGCGTTTTCGAAATCAAGTTGAAGACGCCGACGGGGCTACTGCTGTTCGGCCTCGCGAAGCCTGCCGGCATCGTGCCGTACATGATGCCAAAACGCGTTGCTGAAACAGATGCCTTGACGCAGATCACCGACTATACGGGCTCCGGCCCATTCGTGTTCAAGAAAGACGAATGGAAACCCGGCAATAAAGTCGTCTACGTCAAATTCGACAAGTACAAACCGCGCCCCGAACCAATTTCGTATTTTGCCGGCGGCAAAGTGGCCAAAGTCTCCCGCGTCGAGTGGGTCGTGATCGCCGACACGCAGCAAGCCGTCAATTCGCTGCTGCAAGGCGAGGTCGACCTGATGGAAGTCGTGCCGCACGATTTGCAGGTTCTGCTGAAGGACAATTCCGATACTCGGATCGTTCCGCGCGCCGCGGCAGCCATCCAATACGTGTTCCGCCCCAATCATCTGACCAAGCCATTCGACAACGCGAAGATTCGCTTAGCTGCGGCCTACGCACTCAATCAGAAGGACTTTCTCGACGCAGCGGTCGGCGAGCCCGAATTCTATAAGCAATGCAAATCGATTTATCCCTGTGACACAGCGCTTGCCACCCAGAAGGGTATGACCGATCTGCTCGAGTCAAATTTTGAGAAGTCACGCGCCCTGCTCAAAGAAGCCAACTACAACGGCGCGCCGGTCGTGCTTCTCCACTCGACTGATTTATCAAGCCTGACCAACCTCGCACCTGTCGCAAAGGCATTGCTTGAGAAGGGCGGTTTCAAGGTCGATATGCAGTCGATGGACTGGCAGACATTGCTATCGCGGACGACGAAAAAAGATCCCGCAGATGCTGGTGGCTGGAGCGCATATATGACGTCGTTTCCGATCGCCGACGTGATCAATCCGGCCACCCTGCTTCCCCTCGCGGCGAATTGCGAAAAGGCATTCGCGGGCTGGCCTTGCGACGAAGGCATCGAGGCGTTGCGCGATGGGTACATTCGCGAAACCGATCCTGCAAAGCAGCGCGCAATCGCCGAAGCATTGCAGGTACGGGAGCGAGACGTCGTGACCCATCTGCCGATCGGCCAGTATTACAACGTATCCGGCTTCAGCAAGAAAATCACCGGCTTCTCCGACGCAGCTTCATTTGCCTTCTGGGGGCTTGAGAAGAGGTAA
- a CDS encoding ABC transporter substrate-binding protein, with protein MTHWSKKIALAAMIAALPQTAPAQTLKAVMHSDIKILDPIWVSSVITRAYSYMIYDTLFAMDEHGEIKPQMVDKYDVSADKLIYTFTLRDGLVWHDGLPVKAEDCIASIKRWAARDPLGQRIAASTVAMTANDEKTFTITLKSPISLLLFGLAKPAGLVPFMMPKRVADTDAYKQITDPTGSGPFVFKKDEWKPGDKVVFAKFDKYKPRSEAASGYAGGKVVKVNRVEWIAVADPQQAVNALLQNEVDYLEGPPQDLLPLLKDSKGVKIFRVNMLGGQYSFRPNHLQKPFNDLKIRQAAAYAFNQQDFLDAAIGDPDNYKVCKSYFICGTPLASEKGMEGLLESNFEKARSLLKEANYDGTPVVLLHSTDVPQLANLAPVAKSLLEKAGFKVDMQSTDWQTVLGRLQKRDAVSAGGWSGYLTLFGSLDLLNPVINGFMAANCEKAMQGWPCDAEIEKLRDDFANEPDPAKQRAIAEAFQIREREVVTHIPLGQIHTVSAARTTIGGTFKAAGTVFWNLEKK; from the coding sequence ATGACGCATTGGTCAAAGAAAATAGCACTCGCCGCTATGATCGCGGCTCTGCCGCAAACGGCACCCGCGCAGACGCTCAAAGCCGTCATGCATTCCGACATCAAAATCCTCGACCCTATCTGGGTTTCGTCGGTGATCACGCGCGCTTACAGCTACATGATCTACGACACGTTGTTCGCGATGGACGAGCACGGTGAGATAAAGCCGCAGATGGTCGATAAGTACGACGTGAGCGCGGACAAACTCATCTACACGTTCACGCTCCGCGATGGCCTCGTCTGGCATGATGGCCTTCCAGTCAAAGCCGAGGACTGCATCGCATCGATCAAACGTTGGGCGGCGCGCGATCCGCTCGGTCAGCGCATCGCGGCTTCGACCGTTGCGATGACGGCGAACGACGAGAAGACATTCACGATCACATTGAAGTCCCCGATCAGTCTGCTTCTCTTCGGGCTCGCTAAGCCGGCCGGGCTTGTGCCGTTCATGATGCCGAAACGCGTTGCCGACACCGACGCTTACAAGCAAATCACTGACCCGACAGGCTCGGGACCGTTTGTCTTCAAGAAGGATGAATGGAAACCCGGCGATAAAGTCGTCTTCGCGAAGTTCGATAAATACAAGCCGCGCTCGGAGGCGGCCTCTGGCTACGCGGGCGGCAAGGTCGTTAAAGTCAATCGCGTCGAGTGGATCGCAGTGGCCGATCCTCAGCAGGCCGTCAACGCACTGCTACAAAACGAGGTTGATTACCTCGAAGGTCCGCCGCAGGATCTCCTGCCGCTTCTCAAAGACAGCAAAGGCGTCAAGATCTTTCGAGTGAATATGTTGGGTGGGCAGTATTCCTTCCGCCCCAACCATCTGCAGAAACCATTTAACGATCTGAAGATCCGGCAGGCGGCGGCCTACGCGTTCAATCAGCAGGACTTCCTCGACGCTGCGATCGGCGATCCTGATAATTATAAAGTCTGCAAGTCGTACTTCATCTGCGGCACGCCATTAGCGAGCGAAAAGGGAATGGAAGGCCTGCTCGAATCCAACTTCGAGAAAGCCCGCTCGCTGCTGAAGGAGGCAAACTATGACGGGACGCCGGTCGTCCTCCTCCATTCCACGGACGTGCCGCAGCTCGCCAACCTCGCGCCAGTCGCAAAATCGCTGCTCGAGAAGGCCGGCTTCAAGGTCGATATGCAATCGACCGATTGGCAGACCGTATTGGGCCGGCTGCAAAAACGCGATGCCGTAAGTGCCGGCGGCTGGAGCGGATATCTCACGCTGTTCGGTTCGCTCGATCTCCTCAATCCGGTCATCAACGGCTTCATGGCCGCGAACTGCGAGAAGGCGATGCAGGGTTGGCCTTGCGACGCCGAGATCGAAAAGCTGCGCGATGACTTCGCGAACGAGCCCGATCCAGCCAAACAGCGCGCCATCGCCGAGGCGTTCCAAATTCGCGAACGCGAAGTCGTAACGCACATTCCGCTTGGCCAGATTCATACGGTCAGCGCGGCGCGCACGACGATAGGTGGCACTTTTAAAGCCGCCGGCACCGTCTTCTGGAATCTCGAGAAGAAATAG
- a CDS encoding ABC transporter substrate-binding protein gives MRTWLRALAVAGAVAALPAAADAQTLRVVMHSDVKIVDPIWTTAYITRNHGYMIYDTLFAMDAKGEFKPQMVDKFDESADKLTYTFTLRDGLLWHDGQPVTAEDCIASVKRWGARDPVGQKLMSFIETMTANDAKTFTVKLKSPTGLLISGFGKPSSNVPFMMPKRVAETDPNTQISDFTGSGPFVFKRDEWKPGDKAVYVKFDKYKPRSEPASGLAGGKVVNFARVEWLAISDQQQAVNGLIQGEIDLIEQPQHDLLPLLKSNRDITLFNWNVLGNQYTFRPNHLQKPFDNPKVRLALMYAFNQKDFLDATIGDAEYYKVCKAYFVCGSPMASEKGMEDLLSSNFDKAKALLKEAGYDGSPIVLLHSTDLQVLTNLAPVAKSLMEKAGFKVDMQSMDWQTVVARRVKKDPANAGGWHGMLTSWVSADILNPIMSGFANASCEKANFGWPCDAQLEKLRDDFARETDTAKQKDIAEAVQVRQREVVTHIHLGQWYGAAAMRKNVTGMLEAPAPVFWNIKRN, from the coding sequence ATGCGAACATGGCTTAGAGCGTTGGCGGTTGCCGGGGCCGTCGCGGCACTGCCGGCCGCTGCAGATGCACAGACGTTGCGTGTCGTGATGCACTCGGACGTCAAAATCGTCGATCCGATCTGGACGACGGCCTACATCACCCGCAACCACGGTTACATGATTTACGACACGCTCTTCGCCATGGATGCGAAGGGCGAGTTCAAGCCGCAGATGGTCGACAAGTTCGACGAGAGCGCAGACAAGCTCACTTACACCTTTACGCTGCGCGACGGCCTCCTGTGGCACGACGGCCAGCCGGTCACCGCCGAGGACTGCATCGCGTCCGTGAAGCGCTGGGGCGCGCGCGATCCGGTCGGCCAGAAGTTGATGAGCTTCATCGAGACGATGACGGCGAATGATGCGAAGACCTTCACGGTCAAGCTGAAATCGCCGACCGGCCTGCTCATCTCCGGTTTCGGCAAACCGTCGTCCAATGTTCCGTTCATGATGCCGAAGCGCGTCGCCGAAACGGACCCGAACACGCAGATCTCGGATTTCACAGGCTCTGGCCCCTTCGTCTTCAAGCGCGACGAATGGAAGCCCGGCGACAAAGCCGTCTACGTGAAGTTCGACAAATACAAACCACGCTCCGAGCCCGCTTCCGGCCTCGCCGGCGGCAAGGTCGTCAATTTCGCTCGCGTCGAATGGCTTGCCATTTCGGATCAGCAGCAGGCCGTCAACGGTCTCATCCAGGGCGAGATCGATCTTATCGAACAACCGCAGCACGATCTGTTGCCGCTATTGAAATCGAACCGCGACATCACGCTGTTCAACTGGAATGTGCTCGGCAACCAGTACACCTTCCGGCCGAACCACCTGCAGAAGCCGTTCGACAATCCGAAGGTCCGCCTCGCGTTGATGTATGCCTTCAATCAGAAGGACTTCCTCGACGCCACGATCGGCGACGCCGAATACTACAAAGTCTGCAAAGCCTATTTCGTTTGCGGCAGCCCGATGGCGAGTGAAAAGGGCATGGAGGATCTGCTGAGCTCCAATTTCGACAAGGCGAAGGCCTTGCTGAAAGAGGCCGGCTACGACGGATCGCCCATCGTCCTCCTCCATTCGACCGACTTGCAAGTCCTCACCAATCTCGCGCCGGTCGCGAAGTCGCTGATGGAGAAGGCCGGTTTCAAGGTCGACATGCAATCGATGGATTGGCAGACGGTCGTCGCCCGCCGCGTCAAGAAAGACCCGGCCAACGCCGGCGGCTGGCACGGCATGCTGACCTCGTGGGTCTCGGCCGATATCCTCAACCCGATCATGTCCGGCTTCGCCAATGCGAGCTGCGAGAAGGCCAACTTTGGCTGGCCGTGCGACGCGCAGCTCGAAAAGCTGCGTGACGACTTCGCGCGCGAGACCGACACGGCAAAACAGAAAGACATCGCGGAGGCCGTTCAAGTGCGCCAGCGTGAGGTGGTCACCCACATTCACCTTGGCCAATGGTACGGCGCGGCTGCGATGCGCAAGAACGTGACCGGCATGCTCGAAGCGCCTGCCCCAGTCTTCTGGAACATCAAGAGGAATTAG